Proteins encoded within one genomic window of Microbacterium soli:
- a CDS encoding PhoH family protein — MLDTSVLLSDPQALFRFAEHSIVLPVVVISELEAKRHDPELGYFARRALRHLDDLRVEHGRLDFPVEVGEGGTLRVELAATDLSILPAGIRLSDNDSRILATAARLAQDGQAVTIVSKDLPMRVKAASLGLAAEEYLAEQAVDSGWTGVATLDLSGDEMSDLYESEVGLSDLVRGVPVNTGLIIHSERGSALGRVVGDGEFRLVRGDREVFGLHGRSAEQRIAIDLLLDPDVGIISLGGRAGTGKSALALCAGLEAVLERQQHKRIVVFRPLFAVGGQELGYLPGDQGEKMGPWAQAVFDTLGSVVSGNVLEEVMARGMLEVLPLTHIRGRSLHDAFVIVDEAQSLERNVLLTVLSRIGQNSRVVLTHDVGQRDNLRVGRHDGVASVIETLKGHELFGHVTLTRSERSAIAALVTDLLEGNELS; from the coding sequence GTGCTCGACACCTCGGTGCTGCTCAGCGACCCGCAGGCCCTGTTCCGCTTCGCCGAGCACTCCATCGTGCTTCCCGTCGTGGTGATCTCGGAGCTGGAGGCCAAACGGCACGACCCCGAGCTGGGGTACTTCGCCCGTCGCGCCCTGCGCCACCTCGACGACCTGCGCGTCGAGCACGGCCGGCTGGACTTCCCCGTGGAGGTGGGGGAGGGCGGAACGCTGCGGGTCGAGCTCGCCGCGACCGACCTGTCGATCCTGCCCGCCGGCATCCGTCTCAGCGACAACGACAGTCGCATCCTCGCCACGGCCGCGCGGCTGGCGCAGGACGGCCAGGCGGTCACGATCGTCTCCAAGGACCTGCCGATGCGCGTCAAGGCGGCATCACTGGGGCTGGCGGCCGAGGAGTACCTGGCCGAGCAGGCTGTGGACTCCGGATGGACCGGCGTCGCCACGCTCGACCTGTCCGGCGACGAGATGAGCGACCTGTACGAGAGCGAGGTCGGGCTCAGCGACCTGGTGCGCGGCGTGCCCGTGAACACCGGCCTGATCATCCACTCCGAGCGCGGGTCGGCGCTGGGACGCGTGGTCGGAGACGGCGAGTTCCGCCTCGTGCGCGGCGATCGTGAGGTGTTCGGGCTGCACGGCCGTTCGGCGGAGCAGCGCATCGCCATCGACCTGCTGCTGGACCCGGATGTGGGCATCATCTCCCTCGGCGGGCGCGCGGGCACCGGCAAGTCGGCCCTTGCGCTGTGCGCGGGCCTGGAAGCGGTGCTCGAACGTCAGCAGCACAAGAGGATCGTCGTCTTCCGGCCGCTGTTCGCCGTCGGCGGGCAGGAGCTCGGCTACCTGCCGGGGGATCAGGGGGAGAAGATGGGCCCCTGGGCGCAGGCGGTCTTCGACACGCTGGGCTCGGTGGTCTCCGGCAATGTGCTGGAGGAGGTCATGGCGCGGGGGATGCTGGAGGTGCTGCCGCTCACGCACATCCGCGGTCGCTCGCTGCATGATGCGTTCGTGATCGTGGACGAGGCGCAGTCGCTGGAGCGCAACGTGCTGCTGACCGTGCTCAGCCGCATCGGGCAGAACTCCCGGGTGGTGCTCACCCACGACGTGGGGCAGCGGGACAATCTGCGGGTCGGCCGGCATGACGGCGTCGCCAGCGTGATCGAGACCCTGAAGGGCCATGAGCTGTTCGGCCATGTCACCCTCACCCGCTCGGAGCGCTCGGCCATCGCCGCCCTGGTCACCGACCTGCTGGAGGGCAACGAGTTGAGCTGA
- a CDS encoding isoprenyl transferase, producing MSARESSGRGPLYRLYGNRLRRRIDPASVPHHVAMMIDGNRRWARQLGYESAADGHRAGAAKMREFLGWCDDLGVGVVSLYLLSADNLSKRDSKELDDLIEIIAELADTLSQRRTWRVQHVGRPDLLPPELLRVLQDAQERTRGNTGLHVNLAVGYGGRNEIVDAVRSIIGQHNASGGTLEDLAARLTPEMIGEHLYTGGQPDPDLVIRTSGEQRLSDFLLWQSAHSEFYFVEALGPDLRQVDFLRAIRDYADRDRRFGR from the coding sequence GTGAGTGCACGCGAGAGCTCTGGGCGGGGACCCCTCTACCGGCTCTACGGGAACCGTCTGCGGCGCCGGATCGATCCGGCATCCGTCCCGCACCATGTCGCGATGATGATCGACGGCAACCGGCGCTGGGCGCGCCAGCTCGGGTACGAGTCCGCCGCCGACGGGCATCGCGCCGGTGCGGCCAAGATGCGTGAGTTCCTGGGGTGGTGCGATGACCTCGGCGTCGGCGTGGTGTCGCTGTACCTGCTCTCGGCCGACAACCTGAGCAAGCGCGACTCGAAGGAGCTCGACGATCTCATCGAGATCATCGCGGAGCTCGCCGACACGCTGTCTCAGCGCCGAACCTGGCGGGTGCAGCACGTGGGCCGTCCAGACCTCCTTCCGCCGGAGCTGCTGCGGGTCCTGCAGGATGCGCAGGAGCGCACCCGTGGGAACACCGGACTGCACGTGAACCTCGCCGTCGGGTACGGCGGGCGCAATGAGATCGTGGACGCCGTGCGCAGCATCATCGGCCAGCACAACGCATCCGGGGGCACCCTGGAGGATCTCGCCGCCCGCCTCACGCCGGAGATGATCGGCGAGCATCTGTACACCGGCGGCCAGCCCGACCCCGATCTCGTCATCCGCACCAGCGGGGAGCAGCGGCTCAGCGACTTCCTGCTGTGGCAGAGCGCGCACAGCGAGTTCTACTTCGTGGAGGCGCTCGGGCCGGATCTGCGCCAGGTCGACTTCCTGCGGGCGATCCGCGACTACGCGGATCGCGATCGGCGGTTCGGCCGTTGA
- the trhA gene encoding PAQR family membrane homeostasis protein TrhA, translating into MSTRASGSPDVPQLPLLDAAAQDAGVEVKPTWRGWIHAGTFPIAIAAGIVLIVLAHGTPGKWAAAVFMTTSLLLFGNSAVYHRFSWGPTVKAVLKRIDHANILLLIAGTYTPLAVLALAPEKGTLLLVLVWSGALAGILFRVFWINAPRWLYVALYLLLGWVAMMYIVDLIHANVAMMVLVCVGGILYTVGAVIYAMKRPNPWPGRFGFHEIFHVCTVLAFLCHWTAALLISLAPHTPSLGLAG; encoded by the coding sequence GTGAGCACCCGAGCCTCCGGCAGTCCCGATGTCCCCCAGCTGCCCCTGCTCGATGCCGCGGCCCAGGACGCCGGAGTCGAGGTGAAGCCGACCTGGCGGGGCTGGATCCATGCGGGTACGTTCCCCATCGCGATCGCTGCGGGCATCGTGCTCATCGTGCTCGCGCACGGCACCCCCGGCAAGTGGGCGGCGGCCGTGTTCATGACCACCTCCCTGCTGCTGTTCGGGAACTCCGCGGTGTATCACCGCTTCAGCTGGGGGCCCACGGTCAAGGCGGTGCTCAAGCGCATCGATCACGCCAACATCCTGCTGCTGATCGCCGGCACGTACACACCACTGGCGGTGCTCGCGCTCGCGCCGGAGAAGGGGACGCTGCTGCTGGTGCTCGTGTGGAGCGGCGCACTCGCGGGCATCCTGTTCCGCGTGTTCTGGATCAACGCGCCGCGCTGGCTGTACGTGGCCCTGTACCTGCTGCTGGGCTGGGTCGCGATGATGTACATCGTCGATCTGATCCACGCGAACGTCGCGATGATGGTGCTGGTGTGCGTCGGCGGCATCCTGTACACGGTCGGCGCCGTCATCTACGCCATGAAACGGCCCAACCCGTGGCCCGGCCGTTTCGGCTTCCACGAGATCTTCCACGTCTGCACGGTGCTGGCGTTCCTGTGCCACTGGACGGCGGCCCTGCTGATCTCCCTCGCCCCGCACACACCGTCACTGGGTCTGGCCGGCTGA
- a CDS encoding S-ribosylhomocysteine lyase: protein MADVESFTLDHTAVKAPYVRLIGVERGPRGDAISNFDVRFVQPNEGEIPTAGLHTIEHTLASVLRDHIDGVIDISPFGCRTGFHLIMWGEPTIADVVAAVRAGLEFIAGPAQWSDVPGVSAVECGNYRDHSLHSAKEWSKRILAQGISLDAFERVGV, encoded by the coding sequence ATGGCAGATGTCGAGAGCTTCACCCTCGATCACACCGCCGTCAAGGCACCGTACGTGCGCCTGATCGGCGTGGAGCGCGGCCCGCGGGGCGACGCGATCTCGAACTTCGACGTGCGCTTCGTGCAGCCCAATGAGGGAGAGATCCCGACCGCCGGCCTGCACACCATCGAGCACACCCTGGCCAGCGTGCTGCGCGATCACATCGACGGCGTGATCGACATCTCACCGTTCGGATGCCGCACCGGCTTCCACCTGATCATGTGGGGCGAGCCCACGATCGCCGACGTCGTGGCGGCCGTGCGCGCAGGCCTGGAGTTCATCGCCGGCCCGGCGCAGTGGAGTGACGTGCCCGGGGTGTCCGCCGTGGAGTGCGGCAACTACCGCGACCACAGCCTGCACAGCGCGAAGGAGTGGTCGAAGCGGATCCTCGCGCAGGGCATCAGTCTGGACGCCTTCGAGCGCGTCGGCGTCTGA
- a CDS encoding DUF4307 domain-containing protein, translated as MTTARELDERYGRRGRRRLPWVIGGAVAVAVVAVLGWMIVADEMNTVSAEDTGFTVVDEHTVNVRFQYTAPRGSDVVCAVQALDEEFGVVGWKIIEIPPAAGHSAAHDVSIPTVAPATTGLVKSCWVA; from the coding sequence GTGACGACAGCACGCGAGCTCGATGAGCGCTACGGCCGCCGCGGTCGGCGCCGCCTGCCCTGGGTCATCGGCGGGGCCGTCGCCGTCGCCGTCGTCGCCGTGCTCGGATGGATGATCGTGGCCGACGAGATGAACACGGTCTCGGCCGAGGACACCGGGTTCACCGTGGTGGACGAGCACACCGTGAACGTGCGCTTCCAGTACACGGCACCGCGCGGATCGGACGTGGTGTGCGCGGTGCAGGCGCTGGACGAGGAGTTCGGCGTGGTGGGCTGGAAGATCATCGAGATTCCCCCCGCCGCGGGCCATTCGGCGGCGCACGATGTGAGCATCCCGACGGTCGCGCCGGCGACGACGGGTTTGGTGAAGTCCTGCTGGGTCGCTTAG
- the greA gene encoding transcription elongation factor GreA, with the protein MSTDAQVPFLTQEAYDRLVDELEQLSTVGREEIAARIEAAREEGDLKENGGYHAAKDEQGKQEARIRTLQQLLKTAKVGEAPTSRGIVEPGTVVTAIVAGDEEVFLLGSREIAVSGDLDVYSEASPLGQAILGLKVGEKTSYEAPNGRAISVEITGVETYTG; encoded by the coding sequence GTGTCCACAGACGCTCAGGTACCTTTCCTCACGCAGGAGGCCTACGATCGGCTCGTCGACGAGCTCGAGCAGCTCTCCACCGTGGGTCGCGAGGAGATCGCGGCTCGCATCGAGGCCGCTCGTGAAGAGGGCGACCTCAAGGAGAACGGCGGCTATCACGCGGCCAAGGACGAGCAGGGCAAGCAGGAGGCCCGCATCCGCACCCTCCAGCAGCTGCTGAAGACCGCGAAGGTCGGCGAGGCGCCCACCAGTCGCGGCATCGTCGAGCCGGGTACCGTCGTCACCGCGATCGTGGCGGGCGACGAGGAGGTCTTCCTGCTCGGCAGTCGCGAGATCGCCGTGAGCGGCGACCTCGACGTGTACAGCGAGGCGAGCCCGCTCGGACAGGCCATCCTCGGCCTGAAGGTGGGCGAGAAGACCAGCTACGAGGCGCCCAACGGGCGCGCGATCTCCGTCGAGATCACCGGAGTCGAGACCTACACGGGCTGA
- the ilvA gene encoding threonine ammonia-lyase, whose translation MTAVPSLAEFSAAEKSLSEVISHTPTELSRALSEVLGSPVLLKMENLQRTGSFKIRGASYRLAQLTEQERLRGVVAASAGNHAQGVALAAQSLGIPATIFMPLGVPVPKLLATRGYGAEVILEGETVATSLRLAAEFAERTGAVLIPPFNHRDVIIGQGTLGLEIHRDVPDVDTVIMGIGGGGLIAGVAAAVKQAAAAVGRTVRVIGVQSEKAAAVPPSLEAGHPVEIVTQPTIADGILVARPGDVPFEIIQEMVDDVVTVTEDDIARAILVLLEHAKVVVEPAGAVGVAAILAGKVKNAGTTVPILSGGNIDPMLLQRVVSHGLAASGRYATVRIPLPDRPGQLAKVSEALAQVGANVMEVLHTRHGHGLQLSDMILQLSIETRGLEHTQLALDTLRAAGFQPETVSEG comes from the coding sequence ATGACCGCAGTCCCGAGCCTGGCAGAGTTCTCCGCGGCGGAGAAGAGCCTGTCCGAGGTGATCTCCCACACGCCCACGGAGCTGTCCCGTGCGCTCAGCGAGGTGCTGGGCTCCCCGGTGCTGCTGAAGATGGAGAACCTGCAGCGCACCGGGTCGTTCAAGATCCGCGGGGCCTCCTATCGGCTCGCGCAGCTGACCGAGCAGGAGCGGCTGCGCGGCGTCGTCGCCGCCTCCGCGGGCAACCACGCTCAGGGGGTGGCGCTGGCCGCGCAGTCGCTGGGCATCCCCGCGACGATCTTCATGCCGCTGGGAGTGCCGGTGCCGAAGCTGCTGGCCACCCGCGGGTACGGCGCCGAGGTGATCCTGGAGGGGGAGACGGTCGCCACCTCGCTGCGGCTCGCCGCCGAGTTCGCCGAGCGCACCGGTGCGGTCCTCATCCCGCCCTTCAACCACCGTGACGTCATCATCGGCCAGGGGACGCTGGGCCTGGAGATCCACCGCGACGTGCCCGACGTCGACACCGTCATCATGGGCATCGGCGGAGGCGGTCTGATCGCCGGCGTCGCCGCTGCCGTCAAGCAGGCCGCAGCAGCCGTCGGGCGCACGGTGCGGGTCATCGGCGTGCAGTCCGAGAAGGCCGCGGCCGTGCCGCCGTCGCTGGAGGCGGGGCATCCGGTCGAGATCGTCACACAGCCGACCATCGCCGACGGCATCCTCGTCGCCCGCCCCGGAGACGTCCCGTTCGAGATCATCCAGGAGATGGTCGACGACGTCGTCACGGTCACCGAGGACGACATCGCCCGCGCCATCCTCGTTCTGCTCGAGCACGCGAAGGTCGTCGTGGAGCCCGCCGGCGCCGTCGGCGTCGCCGCCATCCTCGCCGGCAAGGTGAAGAACGCCGGCACGACCGTGCCGATCCTCTCCGGCGGCAACATCGACCCGATGCTGCTGCAACGGGTCGTCTCGCACGGGTTGGCGGCGTCCGGACGCTACGCCACCGTGCGCATCCCGTTGCCCGATCGTCCCGGCCAGCTCGCGAAGGTCTCGGAGGCTCTGGCGCAGGTGGGGGCGAACGTCATGGAGGTGCTGCACACCCGCCACGGGCACGGTCTGCAGCTCAGTGACATGATCCTGCAGCTGTCGATCGAGACCCGCGGACTCGAGCACACCCAGCTCGCCCTCGACACCCTCCGTGCCGCCGGATTCCAGCCGGAGACGGTGTCGGAGGGCTGA
- a CDS encoding AI-2E family transporter, with translation MSDNPAPRFRNPFRHYPPVTERTITSEADESVPRPLRVTAAFAWRLLVIAGAIALFIWLVILLKALVIPLMVGILITALLWPAFQLLLRARFPRWLAIATTLVGAIGIVVGLFWLVIWQVRAQLPDVRQRTAEGIDSLKDFLLTSPLHLTETDIDGYLEQLRGLAAEQQDWLLSAAGAVTGTAAEVLTGAVLALFILICLLADGNGIWTWTLRLFPRRSRPAVDAAARNGWDTVINYARTQMLVAAIDAVGIGIGAALLGVPMAIPVAVLVFLGSFVPIVGAVVTGAVAVFLALVYNGLWIALAMLAVVLLVQQLEGHILQPILMGSAVKVHPLAVVLVVAGGAMIAGIPGALFAVPLAAFVNVASVTISTGAWRTGEEPDAELIWSTVPRERTRRNR, from the coding sequence ATGAGCGACAACCCCGCACCGAGGTTCCGCAATCCGTTCCGCCACTATCCGCCGGTCACCGAGCGCACGATCACGAGCGAGGCCGACGAGTCCGTCCCCCGGCCGCTGAGGGTCACGGCCGCGTTTGCGTGGCGGCTGCTGGTCATCGCCGGCGCGATCGCCCTGTTCATCTGGCTGGTGATCCTGCTCAAGGCGCTGGTGATCCCGCTCATGGTCGGCATCCTCATCACCGCGCTGCTGTGGCCGGCGTTCCAGCTCCTGCTGCGGGCGAGGTTCCCGCGCTGGCTGGCCATCGCCACCACCCTCGTCGGGGCGATCGGCATCGTCGTCGGACTGTTCTGGCTGGTCATCTGGCAGGTGCGGGCGCAGCTTCCGGACGTGCGACAGCGGACGGCCGAGGGGATCGACTCGCTCAAGGACTTCCTGCTGACCAGTCCGCTGCACCTGACCGAGACCGACATCGACGGGTACCTCGAGCAGCTGCGCGGTCTGGCCGCCGAGCAGCAGGACTGGCTGCTGAGCGCTGCCGGAGCCGTCACCGGGACCGCCGCTGAGGTCCTCACCGGCGCGGTGCTGGCCCTGTTCATCCTGATCTGCCTGCTGGCGGACGGGAACGGCATCTGGACGTGGACGCTCCGGCTGTTCCCGCGCAGGTCGCGCCCGGCTGTGGACGCCGCGGCGCGCAACGGCTGGGACACCGTGATCAACTACGCCAGGACGCAGATGCTCGTCGCCGCCATCGACGCGGTCGGCATCGGCATCGGTGCGGCGCTGCTGGGCGTGCCGATGGCGATCCCCGTGGCCGTACTGGTGTTCCTCGGCTCCTTCGTGCCGATCGTGGGCGCCGTCGTCACCGGCGCCGTGGCGGTGTTCCTCGCATTGGTCTACAACGGCCTGTGGATCGCCCTGGCCATGCTCGCGGTCGTGCTGCTCGTGCAGCAGCTGGAAGGGCACATCCTGCAACCCATCCTGATGGGCTCCGCCGTGAAGGTGCACCCCCTGGCCGTCGTGCTGGTCGTCGCCGGCGGTGCGATGATCGCGGGCATCCCCGGGGCGCTGTTCGCCGTGCCGCTGGCGGCGTTCGTCAACGTGGCGTCGGTGACCATCAGCACCGGCGCCTGGCGCACGGGCGAGGAACCCGACGCCGAACTCATCTGGAGTACAGTTCCGCGGGAGCGGACGAGGAGGAATAGATGA